The nucleotide sequence GGGACTTTCTGCTCTACCTGGGCAAAGTGTCCTCATCTGCCCATGTGGAAATCCCAGCTAAGGACCACGGAGGCTGACCTTTCAGATCCAGCATCTCCTGCACCATCAAGGCTCCCCCAAGAGTGGGGAAACTCCGGTAACACCGGTCATGCAGCCCCGGCCGTGCCCCGGCTGCACGGATGCTTTAGCTCACTGGGGAGGAGGGCAAGGTCCGGGCAAGGAGGATTTAACACCCCTGTGAAACCCAGCTGGGATCTGCAGGATTGGTTTTGTGCTAATCAACACGAGCATGGcaggttttgttttattaaatgttttattgacccgtatttaaaaaatgagaatctGCGAAGCAGATCACAGAGCTGCTCAAGACATTTTTACATTCATTATGAAATGGTTTCCTGGCACAGACCAAACTTCTGCCAGGCTCTTCAGCCACGGTCCCCGGGTGTCTTCATCACCTCCAGGGACACTGTGCAGCGGTGaaagcccctgccctgcccgagGGCAGCAGCCCCGTGGCTCgattcccctcctgccccacaggaTGCCACAGCCCTAAGGGACAGCAGGGGCCAACCCCACCCTGTTATTGCCACGGTCGAAGACGGAGTAAAACTGACGGATGAAAACGTCGCCCAAAATCCAGAGGGGTCCGGCGGGAGGGGGGATGTCCATCCCCTGGAAGCCGCTGGTGCAAAAGGCCATGCCATCGCTGTACTCCTGGGGGGGGGACAAGTGCAAAGCTGGGGATGGAGCCAAGAGCCTCGTGCACGTGGAAGCATGCAGGAATGGTGACGGCAGGTTTCGTGCACGAAGCAGCGGGGCTTGTCACCCGCTGGGACTCCTGGCTCAGCTCCAGGGGTGGCTCTGGGCCACCTTTGTCTCTGGAGCCATTGGGAATTGGGGGGGTTTGCCAGTGGAGCTGGAGCCGTACCATGAGGGTGTAGGCCTGGGCGCTGAGCGTGTAGGGGAGCCCGTTGATAGTGAAGGTCACATCAGGCATCACGTTGAGGTTGCTGCACTCCACGGCGTACTGCGAAACAGCCGGGCAGCTCAGTGGTGCTGCTCCACGGGAGGTCCCTCCCGGCGGGCTGGGGGGTCCCAGGGCtttgccccctcctctccccaccctcgCTCTCACCTCTCCATCCACAGGTGTGGCACCAATATAGCTCTGCAATTGTTTGATATCCTTGGTGGGACCTGTGATGAGCGACGTCCCGGTGTCCACGATGGCCTGGCAGCCGTTCACACAGAAAGTCACTGTCCCACCCAGCTggatgctggaggaggaggaaagagagaaggaccAGGAGGGACTTGTCCTGCTACCCTGCCCCAGCCCAAcgcttccctccctgcccagcaccacTCACTTGTCCAGCTGGATCTGCCAGTACCCTTGCTGGGTGACTGGCACCCAGTTCAGGGTCCCTGTGAAGCGAGAGGGGTCAAAGCCACCAAAGAGCAGCTCTCCTCCCAGGGAGGACTCGGGGttcctggagggaggaggggatgtgAAGGATTTCCTCTCTTTTACTTTGCACATTGCATTTTAAACGGGGGGATTTATACCCACTCACTTCCCACAAATGCTTACGGTCATTTGCTGTATTCCTGTAAGATCTGAGCTCTTGTGAAACTTGGCGTGGTACCAAAAAACCCTTTACTATCTCAGTAAAACATACTTATTTTAGCAGCCCCCCCCGCCCTTAAAAGCAATGCCAGAGTCTAAGCAAAAGCCCAGAGCAAAGCCGTGTCCATACGTGCTCAGGTAGACGGAGAACATGGGCAGCTCCACCAGATTTTGTGCCATCATGTTGTCAAAGACGGGGGTGACCCCGTCCACAGCCAGCGAGGGGTAAGCCAGCCCCAGGATCCCATCGAACTCGGCGTCCAGGAAGGCTTTTCCCGGCTCGCTGACGCTCTCTGCAAACTGCTGGTTGCTCACGGTGAGGCCTTCGACCTGCGGGGAGGAGGAGGCTCCATGGTGGTGCTGAGTCTGTAGGCACGTCCCAGGCACGTTGTCCAGAGCAGGAAAAGCCAAAGATGACTCACGACTACTTGGTCAGATCCAATGACCCCAGTCAAACTGCCGGTCCCATACTGGATGGAGAAGGGGGTCCCTATCGCCTGGTACGTGCTGGACTGGGATGGCTGAAACTTGGTGTGCtcagctggggaaggagatgggagCTGTCAGCAGAAATGATATTTATCTGTGTGGCCACAGATGTCAGGAGCCCCCGCCACGGCCCGCGGCAGCGACCGGCCTTGGAGCAAACCAATGGGGCGATGTGGCATCGCCGAACCACCTGTGTCACGGGCATGCTGCTGGGGAAAGGACAGCTCATGAGGCAGCGGGCCATGATGGCATTCTGAGCAGGGATAAAACTTACCCCGTTTCAATCTGCCTCAAAGATGTGAGGTTGGCTAAGGGGAGCGGAATTAGCTTGTGCAATATTTTTATGAGACCTGAAGATCAACACTGCTGTTCCTGTTTTACAGACAGAAGCAGCCCCACGGGCACTGCTGTGTTTTCCCCAACCCGCCTTCGGCTCTGTTGGAAGCACCCGAAGAGCCTGGAGGCTGCTCAGAGATGCTCTGTGTCCCGGGACAGCAGGGCTGGACTTGCCAGGTCTGGCTCATCGCTGACAGCCTGAACAAGCCCAGTGCTTGTCACCCGCCAAGCCCCTGGGCAGGCAGCCCGGAGCCATGCCGTGCTCTCTGTGCCCGCCTTGTTCCTGCCACCCAGCCCCTTGCTGACAAGCTATATTATGTGCTATcatctttgcttgtttgtttaaagGCTCTCCCACAAGAATGGCCTAAAGAGCATGTCCGATATCTCCCGCAGGCTGatggtgctgggtgctggtggtgTGATCGCCGCCTGCGCCTGAGCAAACAAACCCGCTGAGgttccccccgctccccccccaccccgattTCTGCTATCTGTGTGCCTCAGAGGGCTCAGCTGGGTGGGGAGGTCCCCCCGAGGTTGCTGGGCTGTGTGCTTGTggccccacagcctctctgggccaCCCTAGGGGTGTCACCCGGGGTCCCACACAGCCGGCTTGGCACGGGACAGTTGGTCGGGGAGCCCCTACTCACCGCAGGCTTTGCTGACGCAGTAGGCGGACGGCACCCAGAGGTTGGAGGAGCCCGTGTCGAATATCACAGTGAAGTTCTGAGGAGGGGTCCCGATGGAGATCTGCCCGAAATACTCCATCTAGCAAAGAGCGGAGCCGTGAGCTGCCGGCATGCTGAGAAATCCTGGCAAAGGGGAGCCTGtgcctgggtgtctgcagagggGTTGGGTGTGGGGATGCCTGGCACTGGGTCAGCGTTTGATCTGTCATGGCCACATCGTGCCAGGTGAAATAAAGGAGCCAAATATTTAAGGAACAACAAGGCAAGCTGAGAACAAAAGGCAAGACAGATGGCATGGGCACCATCCTCTTCCTGCTGGGTTCAGCGGGAAGGTCGGGCCCCGAGGGGACCCTCATCACTGGGATGTGGCACTGGCAGTGGCTCTGGGGACAGGACCCTCACACTGTGGGGAATGGGAAGAGCCTGGGGAACACCTGCCACCCCCAGCTCTGGGTCCTTCATGGTGGGGTCTTCTCTGATGCGTGTGATACGTGTTTTGGAGGAAATCTGTCTGCCGGCCACGTGCCCAAGAGCACTGCGGGCTCGGGGAGCGCAACGGGCAGGGAGAGGGCTGGCAGCGCCTGCTGTGAATGTGCTCCCTTGTCCCCTCTCATCATCACATTCCTGGGAACAAAGgaccaggcaggagcaggcaggcagcaagcCCTGGCACGCTGGGGCACGGGCTCCGTTGGCCGGTGTGGGCTTTATGGGAAGCATTTGGGCATTGGGGACCACTCATGCAAACTAATGTGTTTTGGGGTGTCTGTGGCACACTGCTGGGACTCAGCACCCCTCAGTGCCACCATGCTTACGTCCAGGTAGTTGATGAGGGGCTCGTTGGCCTCCGTGAAGGTGGCGCAGTCCTCGCTGTACTGGACCATGTCGAGCCCGTGGGCTTTCCAGAAGTGGGAGAGTTGCCCACGGTCCCGCAGCAACTTCCGCAGGGAGCGGTGCCGCACCAGGGTCACCCTGGGGGAACAAGGGTCCTGGTCACTTGCCTGGGATGTTGCTGATGTCCCACAGCCCCCATCTCCACCCTGAGGGTCCCAGCACTGCCGGGATGCAGGGCCAGAGCTTGTTTCCCCTCATCCCCCACTGCAACACTTTCCAGCCGAGGCACAGCAAAATGGGGGGACTCAATCTGTTTTAGGAGAGAGCAAATCAAGGGTGAAGCTGGCGGGAGCTCAGGCACGCCCCAACACAGGCCTGCTCGTGGTGATGGGATGGGCAGGAGCTCAACGTGACTGATGGAAAAGGACCTTCAGGTGGGAGACGGGACCAGGGCCAAGGTGAATTCATGTTTTCTGCCCCATCTGCTTGCCCAGGCCTCGGCTGCGGCCGGCAGCTCATCCTGCAGCCCTCGGTGAagtgctgggctctgcccagagCGATGGACATGGCCACGGAGCTGATGGACCGATGGGAGCAAACCAGCAAAGCCACCACGTGGTCCCCGCACACTTGTGTCCGTCCCGGGGAGCTCAGCTCTGCCCGGTCACCACGGCCGTGCTCAGCGCTGGCAGGACCCCGGGAGCGAAGCCCGTCTGAGAGCCCAGGGCGCACCCTGGGGACCCCCTTACCTTTTCAAGCTGCTGGCCAGGGAGATGCAGAGCATGGCGAGGAGGAGGAAGCGCTTCATGttggcagccagggctgggctctgtggcgcgggcagcgccgcggcgTTGTTCTTATACCCACAGGTACACCCTGGCCCCGGCGCACCGGCGATAACACCCCTTTCAACGTCAACACAGGGCTTTGGCAGCAGGAATGAATCACTGGCCACGTCCCAGGCGAGGCAGAGCGAGGGCATCGGGGTCACGTTTGGTTTTGTGGGCGAGGGGCTGGTGGCGGCAGAGTGGCGCGGCGCGTGGGGACCTGCCGGGCGCGGGGCAAGgggggctgtggctgctgcttttgGGGACAGCGAAGGTCCCGCAGCGGGAGCAGGATGGGGTCTGCGCCCCAGCACCAGCTCCTTATCCACTGGAAATCACATGGCCCCCCAAAATGCTCTGGGGGAGCGTTTCCATGGGGTGCCCCACACCCCAACAGCTGCAGGGAGGTGCAGGAAAAGGACGTGTTCGTAGCGTGAGGCAGCTACTGAACAAACTTTAAAAGGTAAAGACTAATTAGCAGTGATGAATTGCTCAGGAATCTGCaacttttcctttcaaatagCAGTCAGTGCCATCAAAGCTCGGTTGGGAAGAAGCGGCTTTGCACGGGAGACAGTTACATGTCGCTTTACAGCCGCTAATGGGCTCTTCCCCAGTGGCTGAGTTTTGTTTAACGCAGGATGGCCGTCTCATTAAGCCTCTctgaatgcaaataaaaaatgctggTGAACAAATAAAGCCTTCAGATCCGGAGGGGAGGCGAGTGGGGGAGGCGAGGATTTTCTTGCTGCCACCATCTCTCAGACACGCGGCTGAAGGCTTGTGATGATGCCGTGTCGTCTTTGTGGTTGTTTTCCATGTTTGTGGCTCTACAATAACTGGTGATAGGTGCCACAAAGGGAGGTGTTTTACCCAGTGAGACTGTTCATGTAATTAATGGGGTTTCTACCCTTACCACTGTGCTAATCAATTTTTCATTTATCCTTTTTAGTCTATTTTATCGAATTAAAGTCCTCGCCCTGGGAAATTAAAGTCCCTGTCTGTGAGGCACAGGTACCAGCTAATGGGGGATGGCCTGAGAAAGAGCCGAGTCGTGTCTCCTGTTAGGGGGGGTCTTGTGTCTCCATCCCTGGGAGATGCTGCCGGgctcctcctctccctggctTCGCAGGGAGGTTAAccttaaaaaaatcttatcagTGGTTTCTTGGGTGTGAGCGCGGAGACGTGGGGCACAGCGGAGTCGATGTTGATGGCAGATGCAGCCATTTTTAACAAGTCAAATGCAAATTCCCTGCGTTTCCCCATGCCCACGTTGGTAGCTGCAGCATTTTTCACTGAGTAGCTTTTATGCAAAGTTATTATCTATTTCCCTTTTAAGATGCAGATTAATGTACTGGCCTCCCTCCTTGTCCTAATCATATATTCAtagaagggatttaaaaaaaaaccttcctaaaATAAAAGCAACCGCAGCAAGTGCTAAATTAGCTGAAAGCAGCAAGTCGATTGTTATGGACGTGGTTTATAACCCGAAAATCCTGTAAGAAAATCCAGCCTGAAGGGCCGTTGGGCTTCTGAGATAAACGTGAGCGTGAGCTGTACTAAAGACAAGTGAAACAGCTTAAGCGAAATAGTTTATTTAGTGGAAAAGATCCCCAACTGGATCATAATAATCTTCAAACTCATGGCAGTAGATTCAGTGTTAACATAAGAAGATGAAAGAAGTAACAAGGCCAAACCTTTCATTTAGAAATTTTTGAAGTTAAGCTGATCTATTTCTACTTTGGTTTagttgttttaaaagtaattttaaactcCAAACTCTTAAAGGTAaatcaaaatttttatttcaagtcgaacaaaatttttttttctctttctttcaggaCCCGATGCAAGACTCAGTCGTATTTGTCCAGAAAATTGGGAGAAAAAGGCTTTATTTCATACTTTCAGCTGTAGCTCGATTTTACAACTCCCTGCGTACGCAGGTGGGAGAGCTGCACCGTTTTCAACACACTGGGGCACGGGGCAGCCGTGacactgcctgtccctgcctgctgctgcctgtccctgcctgcgcCTGGGGCATTCGTGCTGTCTTTACGGTGGAGAGAGCCCAGAGTGACAGAGCTCAACGTGCAGAATTATTTATAAGACCGGGGGCCTTTGAATCCGCTTTGttaataaaacagcagaaaaagcacTTACGTTCAGTGGAAATGTAATGAAACGTGACTGCCAGCTACTGGAACGTCCCAGGTCTTGTAAGTAATATATGGCCCATATATAGTCCTGTACTGCTTCCAGGCAGCAGCTGTCATAAAGTGTATCTTACCCCATCCAGCTTTACACACTTGCCCTCAGATACGTTAGAAATAGGTTATACACCTTATGCGGAAACCATGCTCTACTCATTTTAAGAAGCCTGCTTTCAGGCTAAAAATAagttgtgttctttttttatat is from Strix aluco isolate bStrAlu1 chromosome 25, bStrAlu1.hap1, whole genome shotgun sequence and encodes:
- the CTSE gene encoding cathepsin E isoform X2 — protein: MEYFGQISIGTPPQNFTVIFDTGSSNLWVPSAYCVSKACAEHTKFQPSQSSTYQAIGTPFSIQYGTGSLTGVIGSDQVVVEGLTVSNQQFAESVSEPGKAFLDAEFDGILGLAYPSLAVDGVTPVFDNMMAQNLVELPMFSVYLSTNPESSLGGELLFGGFDPSRFTGTLNWVPVTQQGYWQIQLDNIQLGGTVTFCVNGCQAIVDTGTSLITGPTKDIKQLQSYIGATPVDGEYAVECSNLNVMPDVTFTINGLPYTLSAQAYTLMYSDGMAFCTSGFQGMDIPPPAGPLWILGDVFIRQFYSVFDRGNNRVGLAPAVP
- the CTSE gene encoding cathepsin E isoform X1 — protein: MEYFGQISIGTPPQNFTVIFDTGSSNLWVPSAYCVSKACAEHTKFQPSQSSTYQAIGTPFSIQYGTGSLTGVIGSDQVVVEGLTVSNQQFAESVSEPGKAFLDAEFDGILGLAYPSLAVDGVTPVFDNMMAQNLVELPMFSVYLSTNPESSLGGELLFGGFDPSRFTGTLNWVPVTQQGYWQIQLDNIQLGGTVTFCVNGCQAIVDTGTSLITGPTKDIKQLQSYIGATPVDGEYAVECSNLNVMPDVTFTINGLPYTLSAQAYTLMEYSDGMAFCTSGFQGMDIPPPAGPLWILGDVFIRQFYSVFDRGNNRVGLAPAVP